In one window of Deltaproteobacteria bacterium DNA:
- a CDS encoding DotU/TssL family secretion system protein has translation MPPRSQPPSRSSTGGANRAAGDRSSPTSASGNSTNANRTPASSRRPAPGRLSAAAAPRRGPSKYKREYEPELEVDFGFDNVNELTRGCFNAIIALRHLDEASAQDPDRIQRYFRKLVSKMIQDAPLLRIPHEDAQEMAYAIVALADEVALNGPAALSQFWMANLLQMHFFDENAAGEGFFEHLDQLRGARRYDILKVYYLCLMLGFVGRYAMHGNEAELSDIAAAVRDTLGRDGLGEPETLSPQGERPKEAIIERPKTARLMWIPLGAVATAALLYVILAATIAHRAESLVEFFTTLVK, from the coding sequence ATGCCACCGCGTTCACAGCCTCCCTCACGATCATCTACTGGTGGTGCAAATCGTGCTGCAGGTGATCGTTCTTCGCCTACTTCAGCATCAGGAAATTCAACTAACGCAAATCGTACGCCTGCATCATCAAGGCGTCCAGCGCCTGGTCGCTTATCAGCAGCAGCAGCGCCTAGGCGGGGCCCATCTAAATATAAACGTGAGTATGAACCTGAACTAGAAGTCGATTTTGGTTTTGATAATGTTAATGAACTAACACGAGGCTGCTTTAATGCCATAATTGCTTTGCGACATTTGGATGAAGCTTCAGCACAAGATCCAGATAGAATACAACGCTATTTCCGCAAACTTGTCAGTAAAATGATTCAAGATGCACCTTTGCTGCGTATACCTCACGAAGACGCGCAAGAGATGGCTTATGCCATTGTTGCTCTTGCTGACGAGGTAGCGCTTAATGGTCCTGCTGCTTTATCGCAATTCTGGATGGCCAATCTTTTACAAATGCATTTTTTTGATGAAAATGCAGCAGGTGAAGGCTTTTTCGAACATTTAGATCAATTACGTGGTGCACGTCGCTATGATATTCTTAAGGTATATTACCTTTGCTTAATGCTCGGCTTTGTTGGTCGTTACGCTATGCACGGTAATGAAGCTGAGCTTAGCGATATTGCTGCTGCAGTACGTGACACCCTTGGACGTGATGGTTTAGGTGAACCAGAAACATTGTCACCGCAAGGTGAGCGCCCAAAAGAAGCGATTATTGAGCGCCCAAAGACTGCAAGATTAATGTGGATACCATTAGGTGCTGTAGCTACAGCAGCGCTGCTATATGTAATTCTTGCTGCAACTATTGCACATCGAGCTGAATCTCTCGTGGAGTTTTTTACAACATTAGTAAAGTAA
- the tssM gene encoding type VI secretion system membrane subunit TssM has protein sequence MWRYVIALNVLVLLWGVVLIFGLPYPWAIIGTLAIVAVLVALFFWQRRAAKKAAQNIEKDLEQQAKAFSSNVRPDRQAEILEMRRQFLKELQTLKKSKLGGGGMAALYSLPWYMIIGPPGAGKSTALRNSGLTFSSKRGNVRGIGGTRNCDWWLANEAVILDTAGRYAVEAEDRDEWLSFIDTLRKHRRRKPLNGLILAVSITDLAGRSEEEIEELVRCLRERIDEVVERLQMIVPIYLMLTKCDLVPGFMEVFGGIRKEERGQIWGATFPLEGDRPDPGQIFDDSFNELVSVLQQRTYAALNSERRIDTRALMYQFPQQFEALGPSLNQLISGLFAGDVYSEAPILRGVYFTSGTQEGRPVDLLAASVADAFGVSASESSAEMQVASKSYFLRDVFARVMFPDKDVAVRSSRGKRDMMLARGTMAGTALASALLLTFLPLGAYRHNSTILNSTEDIVRSVNEGRQRNKGTIIPPAELESLRRRLEDLKLWEQEAPPIAMRYGMYQGNTIFPALRRFYIQTLQRELFAPLVLHDANEMRSLRQVYDFNTRLSEEEYGRYFDKLKMHLLLTIPRAENEPAIEGETKEWLVDKVSSRWAAALGVQADQPTRAAMEANVSFYLELLQADPSLAIVRDGGAVADTRTLLSRVPYEEAVIKQMLADSSSADHEINIRRVMGGQETPIVSDRSMKVRSIFTRWGWDNVVRERITQQMTKSDHWVLGIVQDASFDAELFLARLRSAYFKQYIEEWRVFLESLRIGQPADLGDSLRMLTQLTRGQPPPLQRLMQVVDYNTHLPEKDTGALGKAGAKVGGGFLKKFKKKLKKNAAVADDLAAAGKGALNKKKYGPDDLYTAEDVAEAFEGFVRFGIAPSASAPPPPSDTGAPAIIPPADQKLPLDTFQEEIAFLRDALQGHLDNPQDITPLLKQLSATRVTVQGILGQLDSSSGWRPRIEALTWPVINNVTQSLIGIKADVARKWCSEVVSFYNRNLAQRFPLAARTADSMLSDVDSFFKPGSGVLWGFYKRELAGDLLRSGSNFSFDNRLGGMVRKAYNESLARYMQRALNASNALFNSNGELRIELDVMITPSPAYGLMSLEVGGESFDYHGGPEVWHHISWPVGDITKGARIRVRARGGVESTLYFKGDWGLFRLIQSGSIVGQGRGSSFAVSWTPPRTRAPVVIEFRPSRNQTDFYKIRQHNRKNVVMFKLGELDPPSAIARGGVACSDSE, from the coding sequence ATGTGGCGCTATGTTATTGCCCTTAATGTTTTAGTTCTATTATGGGGCGTTGTTCTTATTTTTGGCCTGCCTTACCCATGGGCAATCATTGGCACTTTAGCAATTGTGGCAGTATTGGTTGCCTTGTTTTTTTGGCAACGTCGTGCAGCTAAAAAGGCCGCTCAAAATATTGAGAAAGACCTCGAACAACAAGCCAAAGCATTTTCAAGTAACGTACGTCCTGATCGCCAAGCTGAAATACTTGAAATGCGGCGTCAATTTCTTAAAGAATTGCAAACGCTTAAAAAGTCTAAATTGGGCGGTGGTGGAATGGCCGCCTTATATTCACTACCGTGGTATATGATTATCGGTCCGCCTGGTGCTGGCAAAAGCACGGCGCTAAGAAACTCTGGTCTTACTTTTTCATCAAAGCGTGGCAATGTACGCGGTATCGGGGGTACGCGTAATTGTGATTGGTGGTTAGCTAATGAAGCGGTAATTTTAGACACTGCAGGTCGTTATGCTGTTGAAGCTGAAGATCGGGACGAGTGGCTTTCATTTATTGATACCTTGCGCAAACATAGGCGACGCAAACCACTCAATGGTCTTATTTTAGCGGTAAGCATCACCGATTTAGCAGGACGCAGCGAAGAAGAAATTGAAGAATTAGTGCGTTGTCTGCGTGAACGTATCGACGAAGTTGTTGAGCGTTTACAAATGATTGTACCAATTTACCTGATGCTTACTAAGTGTGATTTAGTGCCAGGTTTTATGGAAGTTTTTGGTGGTATCCGCAAAGAGGAGCGCGGTCAAATATGGGGAGCAACATTTCCGCTTGAAGGCGATAGGCCTGATCCTGGTCAAATTTTTGACGATTCTTTTAACGAATTAGTTAGTGTGCTGCAACAGCGTACTTACGCTGCTTTAAATAGTGAGCGGCGTATTGATACACGTGCGCTAATGTATCAATTTCCACAGCAGTTCGAGGCACTTGGGCCGTCATTAAATCAACTGATTTCCGGGTTATTTGCTGGCGATGTTTATAGTGAAGCACCAATTTTACGTGGGGTATATTTTACTAGCGGTACGCAAGAAGGACGTCCAGTTGATCTCTTAGCGGCATCGGTTGCTGACGCCTTCGGGGTTAGCGCTTCTGAATCTTCAGCCGAAATGCAGGTAGCCTCAAAGAGCTATTTTTTACGGGATGTATTTGCACGGGTTATGTTTCCCGACAAAGACGTTGCTGTACGTAGTTCACGTGGCAAGCGCGATATGATGCTTGCTCGCGGCACTATGGCGGGTACGGCTTTAGCTAGCGCACTATTGCTTACCTTTTTGCCGCTGGGAGCTTATCGACATAATTCCACAATATTAAATTCTACTGAAGATATTGTGCGATCGGTAAATGAAGGGCGTCAGCGTAATAAGGGTACTATTATACCCCCCGCAGAACTAGAATCATTACGTCGCCGTCTTGAAGATTTAAAACTATGGGAGCAAGAGGCGCCACCCATAGCGATGCGCTATGGTATGTACCAAGGTAACACTATTTTTCCGGCGTTACGCAGGTTTTATATTCAAACCCTGCAGCGCGAGTTATTTGCGCCACTAGTGCTTCATGATGCTAACGAAATGCGGTCATTGCGGCAGGTGTATGATTTTAACACTCGACTTTCTGAAGAAGAATATGGTCGCTATTTTGATAAACTGAAGATGCATTTATTGCTTACTATTCCGCGTGCTGAGAATGAACCAGCAATTGAAGGTGAAACAAAAGAATGGCTAGTTGATAAAGTCAGTAGTCGCTGGGCTGCCGCGTTAGGTGTGCAAGCCGACCAGCCTACCCGAGCTGCGATGGAGGCTAATGTCAGTTTCTATTTAGAATTACTGCAAGCGGATCCTTCGCTGGCTATTGTAAGAGACGGGGGCGCAGTAGCTGATACTCGTACTTTATTAAGTCGCGTACCGTATGAAGAAGCAGTAATCAAACAAATGTTGGCCGATAGTTCAAGTGCCGATCATGAAATTAACATTCGTCGTGTGATGGGGGGGCAAGAAACTCCAATCGTAAGTGATCGTAGCATGAAAGTTCGTTCAATATTTACTCGTTGGGGTTGGGACAATGTTGTTCGTGAACGTATTACCCAGCAAATGACTAAAAGCGATCATTGGGTACTTGGTATTGTTCAAGATGCTAGTTTTGATGCTGAATTATTTTTAGCGCGTCTACGTTCAGCATATTTTAAACAATATATTGAAGAGTGGCGGGTATTTTTAGAGTCACTGCGTATTGGTCAGCCCGCAGATCTTGGTGACTCATTACGTATGTTAACCCAATTAACTCGTGGACAACCACCACCACTACAGCGTTTGATGCAGGTTGTTGATTATAACACACACCTGCCTGAAAAAGACACGGGCGCACTTGGTAAAGCAGGCGCTAAAGTTGGCGGCGGATTTTTAAAAAAGTTTAAAAAGAAGCTAAAGAAAAATGCAGCTGTAGCTGATGATTTAGCCGCTGCGGGTAAGGGTGCGCTTAATAAAAAGAAATACGGTCCAGATGATTTATATACTGCTGAAGATGTAGCAGAAGCTTTTGAAGGTTTTGTTCGTTTTGGCATTGCGCCGAGTGCATCAGCTCCACCACCACCATCTGATACAGGTGCACCAGCAATTATTCCACCAGCCGATCAAAAATTACCATTAGATACTTTTCAAGAAGAAATCGCTTTTTTGCGAGATGCACTACAAGGACATTTAGATAATCCTCAAGATATCACCCCACTTTTAAAACAACTATCTGCAACTCGCGTAACCGTACAGGGAATACTCGGCCAATTAGATAGTAGTTCGGGATGGCGGCCACGCATTGAAGCGTTAACTTGGCCGGTGATTAACAACGTTACGCAAAGCTTAATTGGTATTAAGGCCGATGTTGCGCGCAAATGGTGCAGTGAAGTGGTGTCATTCTATAATCGTAATTTAGCTCAGCGCTTTCCATTGGCAGCTCGCACGGCTGATTCGATGCTTAGTGATGTTGATAGTTTCTTTAAGCCAGGCAGTGGTGTGTTATGGGGGTTTTACAAACGCGAGCTTGCCGGCGATTTGTTACGTTCAGGTAGTAATTTTTCTTTTGATAATCGTTTGGGTGGTATGGTGCGCAAAGCCTACAATGAAAGCTTAGCACGCTATATGCAGCGAGCTTTAAATGCCAGTAATGCTTTATTTAATAGCAACGGGGAATTGCGTATTGAGCTTGATGTAATGATTACCCCCTCACCAGCTTATGGTTTAATGTCATTAGAAGTTGGCGGTGAGTCTTTTGATTATCATGGTGGTCCAGAAGTATGGCATCACATTTCATGGCCGGTTGGTGATATCACTAAAGGTGCTCGTATACGCGTTCGCGCGCGTGGTGGGGTTGAGAGCACTCTTTATTTTAAAGGGGATTGGGGTCTATTTCGTTTAATTCAATCAGGCAGTATTGTTGGACAGGGACGCGGTTCATCATTTGCAGTAAGTTGGACACCTCCACGCACACGTGCTCCTGTTGTTATAGAGTTTCGTCCCTCTCGTAATCAGACAGATTTTTATAAAATTCGCCAACATAATCGCAAGAACGTGGTGATGTTCAAACTCGGAGAATTAGATCCCCCCAGTGCAATTGCCAGAGGTGGTGTTGCGTGCAGCGATAGTGAATAA
- the tssB gene encoding type VI secretion system contractile sheath small subunit, with translation MPTVAPKERVNIVYKPATGDAQAQVELPLKIMMIGDFTGKPDETPVEDRKPISLDKDNFADVMKGQNLEITINVADKLSGEEGAEVPVSLKFSSLKDFEPEGIVNQVPQLRKLLELRKALTALKGPLGNFPTFKKRIQAILGDEKSRESLKNELGITDGDAGAST, from the coding sequence ATGCCGACAGTTGCGCCAAAAGAACGTGTAAATATTGTATATAAACCAGCCACGGGTGATGCTCAGGCTCAAGTAGAATTGCCTTTAAAAATTATGATGATAGGTGATTTTACCGGTAAACCTGATGAAACTCCCGTTGAAGATCGCAAGCCCATAAGTCTTGATAAAGACAATTTTGCTGACGTTATGAAGGGCCAAAATCTTGAAATTACTATTAATGTTGCCGACAAATTAAGCGGTGAAGAAGGCGCTGAAGTGCCGGTAAGTCTTAAATTTTCTAGCCTTAAAGATTTTGAACCTGAGGGTATTGTTAATCAAGTTCCACAATTACGAAAACTTTTAGAGCTGCGCAAAGCACTAACTGCATTAAAGGGACCATTGGGCAATTTCCCAACCTTTAAGAAACGTATTCAAGCGATTTTAGGTGATGAAAAATCGCGTGAAAGTTTAAAGAATGAGTTGGGTATAACCGATGGTGATGCTGGCGCGTCAACCTAA
- the tagF gene encoding type VI secretion system-associated protein TagF, with the protein MMISATSVIDELTNGLFGKLPSHGDFVRINVSGAAFEFAKYIENAVDVCRRASCEQEILKSYFLYRAPNSATALIGILQSSNDAVGRIFPLSVFTAIESESAAGNFDILPLAFSPFFESALLLADEAEQLSIVDLKEQVLALPFPSVEEFKAAQDQGDAILQDTSIALFKDSPIRGSVKDWEVLALATIAAACEQSSDVSDESKIGITLDIPLIRNNDEVLWLGVIRRLLGEQMHCPNIIWTLPRISPSIGSVKVEVPPIPGKLLVSLGAPPPSALAFLCGLLGDSPRLWQVSSNDAAAIERAKETLSAEQLAVIADPVSTIESVVSAFGG; encoded by the coding sequence ATGATGATATCGGCAACCTCGGTGATAGATGAATTAACTAATGGGCTTTTTGGTAAACTACCGAGCCATGGTGATTTTGTTCGTATCAATGTCTCCGGGGCAGCATTTGAATTTGCAAAATATATTGAAAATGCCGTTGATGTTTGTCGTCGAGCAAGCTGTGAACAAGAAATTCTAAAGAGTTACTTTCTTTATCGTGCACCAAATTCTGCTACAGCGTTAATTGGTATTCTACAATCTAGTAATGATGCAGTTGGGCGTATTTTTCCGTTATCAGTGTTTACCGCTATTGAAAGCGAAAGTGCAGCAGGAAATTTTGATATTTTACCACTAGCTTTTTCTCCGTTTTTTGAAAGCGCGTTGTTATTGGCTGACGAAGCTGAGCAATTATCTATTGTTGATCTAAAAGAACAAGTTTTGGCTTTGCCTTTTCCAAGTGTTGAAGAGTTTAAAGCTGCCCAAGATCAAGGTGATGCTATTTTGCAAGATACTTCTATCGCTCTTTTTAAAGATTCACCTATTAGGGGTAGCGTTAAAGATTGGGAGGTATTAGCGTTAGCTACAATCGCAGCAGCTTGTGAACAATCATCTGATGTTTCTGATGAAAGTAAAATTGGCATTACATTAGATATACCGTTAATTAGAAACAATGATGAGGTGCTTTGGCTTGGTGTTATTCGGCGATTGTTAGGTGAGCAAATGCACTGTCCTAACATTATCTGGACTCTTCCACGGATATCTCCAAGTATTGGTAGTGTTAAGGTTGAAGTGCCGCCAATTCCAGGTAAGCTACTGGTTAGTTTGGGTGCACCGCCACCTTCAGCCTTAGCTTTTCTTTGCGGTTTATTAGGTGATAGTCCGCGATTATGGCAGGTAAGTTCGAATGATGCTGCTGCTATTGAGCGAGCAAAAGAAACGCTTAGCGCAGAGCAGCTTGCAGTAATAGCAGATCCTGTTTCAACTATTGAATCAGTGGTGTCAGCTTTTGGTGGCTAG
- the tssJ gene encoding type VI secretion system lipoprotein TssJ gives MYLDMLKKISLCVLALCLFACSSAAGPGQCRVLIVLQATKSVNPDRTGESLPTVVRFFQLKDIASLKNASFQDIWQREAEVLGKDLSDVHETTIYPADRQTQVIPIKDDAVYLAAGALFRTPQGNYWRTYTKLPPFGTKDRCLEDEPGGPYYFQVDGTRVKGSEKPIPLVR, from the coding sequence ATGTATTTAGACATGCTAAAAAAAATAAGCCTATGTGTTTTGGCCCTTTGTCTCTTTGCTTGTTCAAGTGCAGCAGGGCCAGGGCAATGCCGCGTATTAATCGTGTTACAGGCGACAAAAAGCGTTAATCCTGACCGCACTGGTGAATCTTTGCCAACCGTGGTGCGTTTTTTTCAGCTTAAAGATATTGCCAGCCTAAAAAATGCATCATTTCAAGACATTTGGCAGCGTGAGGCTGAGGTTTTAGGCAAAGATTTAAGTGATGTACATGAAACCACGATTTATCCAGCCGATCGTCAAACGCAAGTAATTCCAATTAAAGATGATGCAGTGTATTTAGCGGCTGGGGCTTTATTTCGTACTCCGCAAGGAAATTATTGGCGAACGTATACTAAACTGCCTCCTTTCGGTACTAAAGATCGTTGTCTAGAAGACGAACCGGGTGGGCCTTATTACTTTCAAGTTGACGGTACGAGAGTTAAAGGTAGTGAAAAACCTATACCGTTAGTAAGGTGA
- the tssK gene encoding type VI secretion system baseplate subunit TssK: MDSVFDTTLERVIWTEGMLVSPQHLQQQALFNERWLAARLYSVAPYNWGVLRVEIDSNALVADQLSVTSFAGVFPDGTPISFHKGQQATPAAREIGQAFLAHHKKLRVFLGIAREREGIANVGNVDDEHQRLRYALSSRDVADLSSGRESRVLVSYGRPNILILFNDEANQDFDSIQIAEITRDEANQLIISTTYIPPCLQLGTSSILLNGLQKILGLAITRQRALAETCRERSSSTLEFQANDITAFLQLSALNSMLPVLQHFIDAPQISPWQAYILLSQIAGQLSTFGVDTDPTTLPKFLFTDLDTTYQKLFERLIQILSATVIKRYILLNLKLFPNGVMLTELEDPRLLDCDNYILTAKSEQKDTAPEKLAMDLPKLAKIGSKTMIKSIVQSASNGVPIQVAHRVPPEVPVRDGVTYFSLNTKDMAWKAVLNERNLAIFMPPPYNPGKVRYELLGIPSEE, from the coding sequence GTGGATAGTGTATTTGATACTACACTCGAGCGTGTAATTTGGACAGAGGGGATGCTGGTATCCCCACAGCATTTGCAACAACAAGCTTTATTTAATGAGCGGTGGCTAGCAGCGCGTTTGTATTCAGTGGCGCCCTATAACTGGGGTGTACTGCGAGTCGAAATAGACAGCAACGCTTTAGTTGCCGATCAACTTTCAGTAACTTCTTTTGCTGGGGTGTTTCCTGATGGAACCCCGATTTCTTTTCATAAAGGGCAGCAAGCTACCCCTGCAGCTCGTGAAATTGGGCAAGCTTTTTTAGCGCATCACAAGAAATTGCGAGTTTTTCTTGGTATTGCGCGTGAGCGCGAAGGTATTGCTAATGTGGGCAATGTTGATGACGAACATCAACGTCTACGTTATGCACTTTCTAGTCGTGATGTCGCAGACTTATCAAGCGGACGCGAGTCACGTGTGCTAGTTTCTTATGGTCGTCCCAATATTTTAATTCTTTTTAATGATGAAGCTAATCAAGATTTCGATAGCATTCAAATAGCTGAAATAACCCGTGATGAAGCTAATCAATTAATAATTTCAACTACATATATACCACCATGTTTGCAATTAGGTACATCGTCTATACTGCTTAACGGTTTGCAAAAAATATTGGGACTAGCCATTACCAGACAGCGAGCGCTTGCGGAGACTTGTCGTGAGCGCAGTAGCTCAACCCTTGAATTTCAAGCAAATGATATTACGGCTTTTTTGCAATTGAGCGCGCTTAACTCAATGCTCCCAGTATTGCAGCATTTTATTGATGCGCCGCAAATTTCGCCATGGCAGGCTTATATTTTATTGAGTCAGATAGCAGGTCAATTATCAACGTTTGGTGTTGATACTGATCCAACTACGTTACCGAAATTTTTATTTACCGATCTTGATACTACCTATCAAAAGCTTTTTGAGCGACTCATCCAAATACTTAGTGCTACCGTGATCAAGCGCTACATTTTACTCAATCTCAAACTTTTTCCCAATGGGGTTATGCTTACCGAACTTGAAGATCCGCGCTTGCTAGATTGTGACAATTATATTCTTACCGCTAAAAGCGAGCAGAAAGATACTGCACCAGAAAAACTAGCCATGGATTTGCCTAAGCTCGCCAAAATTGGCAGTAAGACCATGATTAAAAGCATTGTACAGTCAGCTTCAAATGGTGTGCCCATTCAGGTGGCACACCGTGTGCCGCCTGAGGTACCAGTACGTGATGGTGTGACTTATTTTTCGCTAAATACTAAAGATATGGCCTGGAAAGCAGTTTTAAACGAACGTAATCTCGCTATTTTCATGCCACCTCCCTACAATCCCGGCAAGGTCCGCTATGAATTGTTGGGTATTCCCAGTGAGGAGTAA
- the tssA gene encoding type VI secretion system protein TssA: MARTFEQIVESVADWLKPISDSQPTGESAKFDESYEALRAEVMKLESPRGEVVSWSAVVNSGIEILTNRSKDMLIASHLAIALYYEKGFCGLADGTALMTEMGRRFWPDLFPPLKRMRARVGAIDWYLDKTNIIFAQIDNPKETDRDGLNELKLAVENFRTMVSEQFADQAPATRPLQDTIEKLILTLPPPPKKEPPPPLAANSEQLSATSTSTSAASTSVTTPTSTAPALPAQNAPSSVNIPQAAPSAPGADSLSNRAELAKFLQTFGQSLIDTGDALRKINPSDATAYRVLRIGMWLGVFDAPALGSNGRTMIPALNADIRTKFDRLLEVGNYQALLIDVEAMLLRNRLNLDLLRYSATAMAALGEAYNGAHRVCIAELRNLLERLPSLPKLPTADGSLLADERTKMWIKDEINASASGGQIGGGSSCATLPEEAMANMKKLLSSSQTAQALAIFEPFVAGAQDGRSKAQLRLLQAELCRKAGAVNVAAAIYEALDAELSIMRIESWEPELMVNAIAGRLTCLRSQKKSEEVSKDEKTLYMRLAQLRPSLAVELGA, translated from the coding sequence ATGGCACGTACATTTGAACAGATCGTCGAATCGGTAGCTGATTGGTTAAAACCAATATCTGACAGTCAACCTACAGGAGAATCCGCTAAGTTTGATGAAAGTTATGAAGCGCTTCGCGCTGAAGTTATGAAATTAGAATCGCCACGTGGTGAGGTAGTAAGCTGGTCGGCAGTTGTTAATTCGGGCATAGAAATATTGACTAATCGTTCGAAAGACATGTTGATTGCTAGCCATTTAGCCATAGCTTTATATTACGAAAAAGGCTTTTGTGGTTTGGCTGATGGTACTGCATTAATGACAGAAATGGGCAGGCGTTTTTGGCCGGATTTATTTCCGCCGCTTAAACGTATGCGTGCCCGCGTTGGTGCAATTGATTGGTATCTTGATAAAACCAATATAATTTTTGCCCAAATAGATAATCCCAAAGAAACAGATCGTGATGGTCTAAATGAGTTAAAACTCGCCGTCGAAAATTTTCGCACGATGGTTAGTGAGCAGTTCGCTGATCAAGCACCAGCGACACGACCATTGCAAGATACTATTGAAAAGTTAATTTTGACGCTACCGCCTCCACCTAAAAAAGAACCACCACCGCCACTAGCTGCTAATAGTGAACAATTATCAGCCACAAGTACGTCAACGTCAGCAGCTTCAACATCAGTAACCACACCCACTTCTACAGCACCAGCTCTACCAGCTCAAAATGCTCCAAGTAGTGTAAATATTCCCCAAGCTGCCCCAAGTGCCCCAGGCGCTGATTCACTAAGTAATCGTGCGGAATTGGCGAAATTTCTACAAACCTTTGGGCAGTCATTAATTGATACTGGTGACGCATTGCGAAAAATAAATCCCAGTGATGCCACTGCATATCGTGTATTGCGTATTGGCATGTGGTTAGGTGTTTTTGATGCCCCAGCGCTTGGTAGCAATGGTCGTACTATGATTCCGGCATTAAATGCTGATATTCGAACAAAATTCGATCGTCTTTTAGAAGTCGGAAATTATCAAGCTTTGCTAATAGATGTTGAGGCCATGTTACTGCGTAATCGCCTGAATCTTGATTTGTTACGTTATTCAGCCACAGCCATGGCAGCTTTGGGTGAAGCCTATAATGGTGCTCATCGGGTTTGTATTGCTGAATTGAGAAATCTATTAGAGCGTTTACCTTCGCTGCCCAAATTGCCAACAGCAGATGGTTCGTTATTAGCTGATGAGCGTACTAAGATGTGGATAAAAGACGAAATAAACGCAAGTGCTTCAGGGGGGCAGATTGGCGGAGGATCTTCTTGTGCAACTTTACCTGAAGAAGCTATGGCAAATATGAAAAAATTGTTATCTTCTAGCCAAACAGCACAAGCTTTAGCAATATTTGAGCCATTTGTTGCTGGTGCTCAAGATGGGCGTTCAAAAGCACAATTGCGTTTATTACAAGCAGAGTTGTGTCGCAAAGCAGGGGCGGTAAATGTAGCTGCAGCCATCTATGAAGCATTAGATGCAGAGCTATCGATTATGCGTATTGAAAGTTGGGAACCTGAATTGATGGTTAACGCAATTGCTGGGCGTTTAACGTGCTTGCGTTCCCAAAAAAAATCAGAAGAGGTATCAAAAGACGAAAAAACACTATATATGCGTTTAGCACAATTAAGGCCTTCCTTGGCTGTCGAGCTTGGAGCCTAA
- a CDS encoding type II toxin-antitoxin system HicB family antitoxin produces the protein MELTIELECEADGRWLCEVIELPGVMAYGSSKAEALKAAEVLALRVLADQLEHGEATAEHFFVKFKAA, from the coding sequence ATGGAGTTAACGATTGAATTAGAATGCGAAGCCGATGGTCGCTGGCTATGTGAGGTCATAGAGCTGCCGGGAGTGATGGCTTATGGTAGCAGTAAAGCAGAAGCGCTAAAAGCAGCCGAAGTGCTAGCGCTGCGTGTATTAGCAGACCAACTTGAGCACGGTGAAGCTACTGCTGAGCACTTCTTTGTAAAATTCAAAGCAGCATGA